In Janthinobacterium rivuli, a single genomic region encodes these proteins:
- a CDS encoding response regulator, with protein sequence MKILLIEDDMDLGNGVRIALRDQGMQVVWVRSLEDAARSIEHDSCELVLLDLGLPDGDGLDLLARLRAARLPVLILSARDTLEQRLRGLDGGADDYLVKPFVLAELLSRVRALARRSYGFDGDTIELRGLLLQVPTRRVSVHGRPVELTASEYALLKTLLMRANRVITRRVLEEHILPGGLANASNTLDVHMGNLRRKIGEGYIRTVRGVGYVIDQQSETATSPGAGA encoded by the coding sequence ATGAAGATACTGCTGATTGAAGACGATATGGACCTGGGCAATGGCGTGCGAATCGCCCTGCGCGACCAGGGCATGCAAGTGGTCTGGGTGCGCAGCCTGGAGGATGCGGCGCGCAGCATCGAGCACGACAGTTGTGAACTGGTGTTGCTGGACCTGGGTTTGCCCGACGGCGATGGCCTCGATTTGCTGGCCCGCCTGCGCGCGGCCCGCCTGCCGGTGCTGATCCTCAGCGCCCGCGATACGCTGGAACAGCGCTTGCGGGGCCTCGATGGCGGCGCTGACGATTATCTGGTGAAACCGTTCGTGCTGGCCGAGCTGCTGTCGCGCGTGCGCGCCCTGGCGCGCCGCAGCTATGGCTTTGACGGCGACACCATCGAATTGCGCGGCCTGCTGCTGCAGGTGCCCACGCGCCGTGTCAGCGTGCATGGGCGGCCCGTGGAGTTGACGGCCAGTGAATATGCGCTGCTGAAGACCTTGCTGATGCGCGCCAACCGGGTCATCACGCGCCGCGTGCTGGAAGAACACATCCTGCCCGGCGGGCTGGCCAATGCCAGCAATACCCTGGACGTGCATATGGGCAACCTGCGCCGCAAGATCGGCGAAGGGTATATCCGTACCGTGCGCGGCGTCGGCTATGTCATCGACCAGCAGAGCGAGACAGCCACTTCGCCCGGTGCCGGCGCATGA
- a CDS encoding ATP-binding protein translates to MMGRFWAMLRRPTLVRRLMVAQMLMLTVLWSLAVAYVLVEGAGEASNVTRGVLHAIVSVADNLAEQPQRQEQSLRAIDEALREEFEMGQVPELAPRILVWREGKLVYKSPDAPSGIRSAGPEHMEVVYVKGQAWRSRSLAEGTTRVTVLEVGGAWQFFITINSRGYYLLPLLISLPFLLMPAWLSIRLAMRPWRKVAQEVAARGPQDLRPLAFKPPHGELAALVDNINALLQRVDASASRERSFIADATHELRTPLAAMRVNVEALQGQAHDARQQELLDGILNSGNRAARLVGQLLQLTRSEVQAGGGELPRRQALDTLLQDRLAALSGLAQACDIELELQASVSLSVAGQRESLVSLIDNLVENAIKYSPRGSSVTVSLHAERGQAVLHVADQGPGIAPALYDRVFDRFFRAPQQAQPGSGLGLSIVASVVRQHGGTIQLHRGNGGLGLLVEVRLPLAEA, encoded by the coding sequence ATGATGGGGCGTTTCTGGGCCATGCTGCGCCGGCCCACGCTGGTGCGCCGCCTGATGGTCGCGCAAATGCTGATGCTGACCGTGCTGTGGAGCCTGGCCGTGGCGTATGTGCTGGTCGAGGGCGCGGGCGAAGCGAGCAATGTGACCCGTGGCGTGTTGCACGCCATTGTCAGCGTGGCCGATAACCTGGCCGAACAGCCGCAGCGCCAGGAGCAAAGCTTGCGCGCCATCGACGAAGCCTTGCGCGAGGAGTTTGAGATGGGGCAGGTGCCGGAGCTGGCGCCGCGCATCCTCGTCTGGCGCGAAGGCAAGCTGGTCTACAAGTCCCCCGATGCGCCCAGCGGTATCCGCAGCGCCGGCCCGGAACACATGGAAGTGGTGTACGTCAAGGGCCAGGCCTGGCGCAGCCGCAGCCTGGCTGAAGGGACCACCCGCGTGACGGTGCTGGAGGTGGGCGGCGCCTGGCAATTTTTCATCACGATCAATTCACGCGGCTACTACCTGCTGCCGCTGCTGATCAGCCTGCCGTTCCTGCTGATGCCGGCCTGGCTGTCGATTCGCCTGGCCATGCGCCCGTGGCGCAAGGTGGCGCAGGAAGTGGCGGCGCGCGGGCCGCAGGATTTGCGTCCGCTGGCCTTCAAGCCGCCGCATGGCGAACTGGCGGCGCTGGTCGACAATATCAATGCCCTGCTGCAGCGGGTCGATGCCAGCGCTTCGCGCGAACGCAGCTTCATCGCCGATGCCACACATGAGCTGCGCACGCCACTGGCGGCCATGCGCGTGAATGTCGAGGCCTTGCAGGGGCAGGCGCATGACGCGCGCCAGCAAGAGCTGCTGGACGGTATCTTGAACAGCGGCAACCGCGCCGCGCGCCTGGTGGGCCAGCTGCTGCAACTGACGCGCAGCGAAGTGCAGGCGGGCGGGGGCGAGTTGCCGCGGCGGCAGGCGCTCGATACCTTGCTGCAAGACCGTCTGGCGGCCTTGTCCGGCCTGGCCCAGGCGTGCGATATCGAACTCGAATTGCAAGCCAGCGTCTCGCTCAGCGTAGCCGGACAGCGCGAAAGCCTGGTCTCGCTGATCGACAACCTGGTGGAGAACGCCATCAAGTACAGTCCGCGCGGCAGCAGCGTGACGGTGTCGCTGCATGCGGAACGGGGCCAGGCCGTGTTGCATGTGGCCGATCAGGGGCCGGGCATCGCGCCGGCCCTGTATGACCGCGTGTTCGACCGCTTTTTCCGCGCGCCGCAGCAGGCGCAGCCGGGCAGCGGCCTGGGCTTGTCCATCGTCGCGTCCGTCGTGCGCCAACATGGCGGCACGATTCAGTTGCATAGAGGTAATGGCGGCCTGGGCTTGCTGGTGGAGGTGCGCTTGCCGCTGGCCGAGGCCTGA
- a CDS encoding ATP-binding protein translates to MRPFLSRYLPYPAFVGLYLLFDWATYIDPMYGLNITPWNPDPALGLVFWLIHGRKAALPWFIALVAGEVLVRGMPAGLPLTLLCSAWLVLGYGGIGAVLRRSFSSSDIFDNRRRLSAWVAIVLCGTVLNALGYISLLSLTGRIPAGEWGTAVWRFGIGDMVGMLVSMPLIWVLFSERGRERLHAAVWRWETLAYLALASFVLWSLFGSIVRCEYKHFYFLFLPVIWAASRQGLHGAVLAVFVLQLCIITLVKWTHAVDIQFYELQLLDAVLALVGFFIGIVVDEMRQVSNELKHTMRLAAAGEMAAALAHELNQPLTALSTYGKACEYLLERGETGALLQGAVGHMIVESGRAADVVRRLRDFFRTGAMQLEAVEAGALIEGMARQFTPLFHEHGIELVLAPPSPLAVNADRLQIELVLRNLLANAQDAVMGQPRGRRRITVSAERLDGGRLCLSVEDSGPGISNSLAARLFEPFVSTKASGLGLGLVLSRSIVEAHGGQLWAEVGKHGIFRFVLPLARASGGATGEYGDK, encoded by the coding sequence ATGCGCCCATTTTTGTCCCGTTACCTGCCGTATCCCGCCTTTGTCGGCCTGTATCTGCTGTTTGACTGGGCCACGTATATCGATCCGATGTACGGTTTGAACATCACGCCCTGGAATCCCGATCCCGCGCTGGGCCTGGTATTTTGGCTGATCCATGGCCGCAAGGCGGCGCTGCCGTGGTTTATCGCCCTGGTGGCCGGCGAGGTGCTGGTGCGCGGCATGCCCGCAGGCCTGCCCCTGACCTTGCTCTGTTCGGCGTGGCTGGTGCTCGGCTATGGCGGTATCGGCGCAGTCCTGCGCCGCAGTTTCAGCAGCAGCGACATTTTCGACAACCGGCGCCGCCTGAGCGCTTGGGTTGCCATCGTGCTGTGTGGCACCGTGCTCAATGCGCTCGGCTATATTTCCCTGCTGTCGCTGACGGGACGCATCCCGGCCGGCGAATGGGGTACGGCCGTGTGGCGCTTCGGCATCGGCGACATGGTCGGCATGCTGGTGTCGATGCCGCTGATCTGGGTGCTGTTCAGCGAACGGGGGCGCGAGCGCCTGCATGCCGCCGTCTGGCGCTGGGAAACCCTGGCGTATCTGGCCCTGGCCAGCTTCGTGCTGTGGAGCCTCTTCGGTTCCATCGTGCGTTGCGAATACAAGCATTTCTACTTCCTGTTTCTCCCCGTGATCTGGGCCGCCTCGCGCCAGGGCTTGCATGGCGCCGTGCTGGCCGTGTTTGTATTGCAACTGTGCATCATCACTCTCGTGAAATGGACGCATGCGGTCGATATCCAGTTTTATGAATTGCAATTGCTCGATGCCGTGCTGGCGCTGGTGGGATTTTTTATCGGCATCGTCGTCGATGAAATGCGGCAGGTGTCCAACGAACTGAAACACACGATGCGCCTGGCCGCCGCCGGCGAGATGGCGGCCGCTCTCGCGCATGAGCTGAACCAGCCGCTGACGGCCTTGTCGACCTATGGCAAGGCGTGCGAGTACTTGCTGGAGCGGGGCGAGACGGGCGCCTTGCTGCAGGGGGCCGTGGGCCATATGATCGTCGAATCGGGACGCGCCGCGGACGTGGTGCGCCGCCTGCGCGACTTTTTCCGCACGGGCGCGATGCAGCTCGAAGCGGTGGAGGCGGGCGCCTTGATCGAGGGCATGGCGCGCCAGTTCACGCCGCTGTTCCATGAGCATGGCATCGAGCTGGTGCTGGCGCCGCCGTCGCCGCTGGCCGTCAATGCCGACCGGCTGCAAATCGAACTGGTGCTGCGTAATTTACTGGCCAATGCGCAGGATGCGGTGATGGGCCAGCCGCGCGGCCGGCGCCGCATCACGGTCTCGGCCGAGCGGCTCGACGGCGGGCGGCTGTGCTTGTCCGTGGAAGATAGCGGCCCCGGCATTTCCAACAGCCTGGCGGCACGCCTGTTCGAACCGTTCGTTTCGACCAAGGCCAGCGGTCTGGGTCTGGGGCTGGTGCTCAGCCGCAGCATCGTCGAAGCGCATGGCGGCCAGCTATGGGCCGAAGTGGGCAAGCATGGCATTTTTCGTTTTGTCCTGCCCCTGGCGCGCGCCAGTGGCGGCGCGACAGGAGAGTATGGTGACAAGTAA
- a CDS encoding response regulator transcription factor: MVTSNLTVFIVDDDPAVRDALGLLLGIRGYRTALFSCGEDFLRSWRPEWAGCLLVDIRMSGMDGLSLQRRLLELKCMLPVIIITGHGDVALARQAFKAQASDFLEKPFDHDKLLAAIEEAFSREAHARGQLLRQVEGLALLRALTPREREVMQLVVTGQHNRDIAPVLGISVRTVEVHKARLMDKLGVDNVADLVRISMLGAG; the protein is encoded by the coding sequence ATGGTGACAAGTAATTTGACGGTATTTATCGTCGACGACGATCCCGCCGTGCGCGATGCGCTGGGTTTGCTGCTGGGCATACGCGGCTACCGCACGGCCCTGTTTTCCTGCGGCGAGGATTTCCTGCGCAGCTGGCGGCCCGAGTGGGCCGGCTGTCTGCTGGTCGATATCCGCATGTCGGGCATGGATGGCCTGAGCCTGCAGCGCCGCTTGCTGGAGCTCAAATGCATGCTGCCCGTCATTATTATCACGGGACATGGCGACGTGGCCCTGGCACGCCAGGCCTTCAAGGCGCAGGCCAGCGATTTCCTGGAAAAACCGTTTGATCACGACAAGCTGCTGGCAGCCATCGAGGAAGCGTTTTCGCGCGAGGCGCATGCGCGCGGTCAGTTGCTGCGTCAGGTGGAGGGGTTAGCCTTGCTGCGCGCCCTGACGCCACGCGAGCGGGAAGTGATGCAACTGGTGGTGACGGGCCAGCACAACCGCGATATCGCCCCTGTGCTGGGCATTTCCGTGCGCACGGTGGAAGTGCACAAGGCGCGCCTGATGGACAAGCTCGGTGTCGATAATGTGGCCGACCTGGTGCGCATCAGCATGCTGGGCGCTGGCTAG
- a CDS encoding glycosyltransferase family 9 protein translates to MTPLIPAELLQKSDKILFIAHLALGDFTYLQNGFRAFAAAYPHIQIHLWVDEVRRTSDAKQWEGLRTYSLYDWVEQSGLFAKVYRKTYSPALYEESLREAKAEHYPVVVSLAHVRPQQYADLARAISPHGLVIGTRKPFSPLRPWHYLAYRKIDAVLASYAGQDAGEHHISSVYADWFHQLTGLDIPVAERYPFVHIPEHALQQAQEQLTDWGFAPRQGPLVLLNPFAKSHKRGWPLERIAELIARMQAMPKWKDACFLINAMPQELAKVNAVVQAHKLPRTQAFSAVDNFFQLPAMLAQCDLIISVETSIMHLANAVHVPVVALMRKKNPEWAPFDSANSTVITVARRSDWVKAISSDQVLQTIA, encoded by the coding sequence ATGACGCCTTTGATTCCCGCCGAACTTCTACAAAAGTCGGACAAAATTCTATTCATCGCCCATCTGGCGCTGGGAGACTTTACCTACCTGCAAAACGGTTTCCGCGCCTTTGCCGCGGCCTATCCGCATATCCAGATCCACCTGTGGGTCGACGAAGTGCGCCGCACGTCCGACGCCAAACAATGGGAAGGCTTGCGCACCTATTCGCTGTACGACTGGGTGGAGCAGTCGGGCCTGTTCGCCAAGGTGTACCGCAAGACCTACAGCCCGGCGCTGTACGAAGAATCACTGCGCGAAGCCAAGGCGGAACACTATCCCGTCGTCGTATCGCTGGCCCACGTGCGGCCACAGCAGTACGCTGACCTGGCCCGCGCGATCAGCCCGCACGGGCTGGTGATCGGCACGCGCAAACCGTTCAGCCCGCTGCGCCCCTGGCATTACCTGGCTTACCGCAAGATCGACGCCGTGCTGGCCTCGTATGCGGGACAGGATGCCGGCGAACACCATATCAGCAGCGTGTATGCGGACTGGTTCCACCAGTTGACGGGACTCGACATTCCCGTGGCCGAACGCTATCCCTTCGTCCACATTCCCGAACACGCGCTGCAGCAGGCGCAAGAGCAGCTGACGGACTGGGGCTTTGCCCCGCGCCAGGGTCCGCTCGTACTCCTGAACCCGTTTGCCAAGTCGCACAAGCGCGGCTGGCCGCTGGAACGCATCGCCGAGCTGATCGCGCGCATGCAGGCGATGCCGAAATGGAAAGATGCCTGCTTCCTGATCAATGCCATGCCGCAGGAACTGGCCAAGGTGAATGCCGTCGTGCAGGCGCACAAGCTGCCGCGCACGCAAGCCTTCAGCGCCGTCGACAACTTTTTCCAGCTGCCGGCCATGCTGGCGCAATGCGACCTGATCATTTCGGTGGAAACATCGATCATGCACCTGGCGAACGCCGTGCATGTGCCAGTGGTGGCGTTGATGCGCAAGAAAAATCCGGAATGGGCGCCGTTCGACAGCGCCAACAGCACCGTCATCACGGTGGCGCGGCGCAGCGACTGGGTCAAGGCGATTTCAAGCGATCAGGTATTGCAGACCATCGCCTAG
- a CDS encoding VirK/YbjX family protein, with product MTQAITLHAGLSNMPPGMSRVRELLKLQLRAQLQRRQTRIWLQLLNSHPVFRDLLQAYPHLMHKVYRPYLSTNLSCRQRVALLVEHYHFILQQGWGKLMTQAARAPVRLGSVPGKSGAPYHLQLCSLQPMDREGEMVLQLAHGDDVIYSIAFSFFGSRAPASMGVGIGCIQGPRGAEGLRRVREATRDLHGMRPKALMVRLVRQLGHDHGCRNMVLVGNANRAVHHSAKKGRLFADYNSLWQELGAQERKDGDFELPCENLPLPALEEIPSKKRSEARKRHELTLAMISSLRSGLDTHRSPVQLTATTAAAAKEVRQAADLDDEDYASAAA from the coding sequence ATGACACAAGCCATTACCCTGCACGCGGGCCTGAGCAATATGCCGCCAGGCATGTCACGCGTGCGCGAGCTGCTCAAGCTGCAATTGCGTGCACAGCTGCAGCGCCGGCAGACGCGCATCTGGCTGCAACTGCTCAATTCGCACCCCGTGTTCCGGGACTTGCTGCAAGCCTATCCGCACCTGATGCACAAGGTGTACCGCCCTTACCTGAGCACAAACCTGTCGTGCCGCCAGCGCGTCGCCTTGCTGGTCGAGCACTATCATTTCATCCTGCAACAGGGCTGGGGCAAGTTGATGACGCAGGCGGCGCGCGCGCCCGTACGGCTGGGCTCCGTGCCGGGAAAATCGGGCGCGCCCTATCATCTACAGCTGTGTTCGCTACAACCGATGGACCGTGAAGGCGAAATGGTCTTGCAACTGGCACATGGCGACGACGTGATCTACTCGATCGCGTTTAGCTTTTTCGGTTCCCGCGCGCCCGCCAGCATGGGCGTGGGCATCGGCTGCATCCAGGGTCCGCGCGGCGCGGAAGGCTTGCGCCGCGTGCGCGAGGCTACCCGCGACCTGCACGGCATGCGCCCCAAGGCCCTGATGGTGCGCCTGGTGCGCCAGCTGGGACATGATCATGGCTGCCGCAATATGGTGCTTGTAGGCAACGCCAACCGCGCCGTCCACCATTCCGCCAAAAAGGGCCGTCTGTTCGCCGACTACAATTCCCTTTGGCAAGAACTTGGCGCCCAAGAACGCAAGGATGGTGATTTTGAGCTCCCATGCGAAAACTTGCCCCTGCCTGCCCTGGAAGAGATTCCATCAAAAAAACGCTCGGAAGCACGCAAACGCCACGAACTGACGCTGGCCATGATCAGCAGCCTGCGTAGCGGTCTCGACACCCATCGCAGCCCGGTGCAGCTCACCGCGACCACTGCGGCGGCGGCCAAGGAAGTACGGCAAGCGGCCGATCTGGACGACGAAGACTACGCCTCCGCCGCCGCCTGA
- a CDS encoding DUF6139 family protein, translating to MRVDIYRRAEHDGIFSYLAVPEGKLIPEEVTNTDWQIEARASEVADDAENLPNYHIEQPHQQIAAKGYAITGLKDM from the coding sequence ATGCGCGTAGACATCTACCGCCGGGCCGAGCACGACGGCATTTTTTCCTACCTCGCCGTGCCGGAAGGAAAGCTCATTCCGGAAGAAGTGACCAATACCGACTGGCAAATCGAAGCACGCGCCAGCGAAGTGGCCGACGATGCCGAGAACTTGCCCAACTACCATATCGAACAGCCGCACCAGCAGATCGCCGCCAAGGGCTATGCGATCACGGGCCTGAAAGACATGTAA
- a CDS encoding MipA/OmpV family protein, whose translation MHAPTTLLTALALASGMILNPLAAAAAEPAAENVFTIGGGVAAVSSYSGADKLSASPLIILDYAMANGLFISTSRGLGYGGQAGPFSYSAALGYRGKREDHKRTGVNGFGGSDYLKGMGEVKGNASALLSAGYSPLPGLSLSVSSDIPLSNRENGANVHFGASGQIYGRADAKGMQQDSVSVSGQLGWGERKYVQTMYGVTATQAANTSFKQYTPKGGFYEAQATVNWEHRIDARWGVNTLIGVESRLGDAAKSPIVQRKTSPIGAVYVTYRY comes from the coding sequence ATGCACGCACCCACAACCCTGCTGACCGCGCTGGCACTCGCCAGCGGCATGATCCTCAACCCGCTGGCCGCCGCGGCGGCCGAACCCGCCGCGGAAAATGTTTTCACCATCGGCGGCGGCGTCGCTGCCGTGTCCAGCTATTCCGGCGCCGACAAGCTGTCGGCCTCGCCCCTGATCATCCTCGACTACGCCATGGCCAATGGCTTGTTCATCAGCACCTCGCGCGGCCTCGGTTATGGCGGCCAGGCCGGGCCCTTCAGCTACAGCGCCGCACTGGGCTACCGCGGCAAGCGCGAAGACCACAAGCGCACGGGCGTTAACGGCTTCGGCGGCAGCGATTACCTGAAGGGCATGGGCGAAGTCAAGGGCAATGCCAGCGCCCTGCTCAGCGCCGGCTATTCCCCCCTGCCGGGTCTGTCGCTGAGCGTGTCGAGCGACATTCCCCTGTCGAACCGGGAAAACGGCGCGAATGTGCATTTCGGCGCCAGTGGCCAGATTTACGGCCGGGCCGATGCCAAGGGCATGCAGCAAGACAGCGTGAGCGTCAGCGGCCAGCTGGGCTGGGGCGAGCGCAAGTACGTGCAGACCATGTATGGCGTGACGGCCACCCAGGCCGCGAATACCTCGTTCAAGCAATACACGCCAAAAGGCGGTTTCTATGAAGCGCAGGCCACCGTCAACTGGGAGCACCGCATCGATGCGCGCTGGGGCGTCAACACGCTGATCGGCGTCGAGAGCCGCCTGGGCGACGCGGCAAAAAGCCCCATCGTGCAGCGCAAGACTTCGCCGATCGGCGCCGTGTACGTCACCTACCGCTATTAA
- the msbA gene encoding lipid A export permease/ATP-binding protein MsbA, with product MLTPDLKRLTALHAPYKKHLALALLAMVVTAATEPLLPYALKLLLDNGFGGKVNFSFWLVPLIVIGIFAMRGASTFASSYLMSYVSTRILNELRRRMFASMLNLPIDFYNTHTVGKVINSIMFEVQQIIEMVTKVFTSIVRSSLTVLGLLAWLLYLNWALTLVTLVLLPVLTIVVRTTGKRLKKLNRDSLAVNAELTQVIEETTRAQQVIKIFGGQDYEKSRFAERAEQLRRYSMRMTTTFSATVPITQVITAAAVSLVIVMALFQSEQGQITVGGFVSFITAMLMLLTPLKQLAEVNGPLQRGMAAAEEVFQLIDKTPERTGGKPLAGRSGGRIEFKDVSFAYPGHQEPALRHIDLSIAPGQTVAFVGMSGGGKSTLVSLLPGFYSASSGEILLDGQNIDAIALTSLRSQIAMVSQQVVLFDDTLAANIAYGDAAPDRQRVEAAAAAAFLSDVIDGLPDGLETRLGDNGSRLSGGQRQRVAIARAIYKDAPILILDEATSALDTEAERAVQAALEHLMQGKTTLVIAHRLSTIERADRIVVLSHGKIMETGSHQQLLDANGAYANLHRLQFSQQVA from the coding sequence ATGCTCACGCCCGACCTGAAGCGCCTCACCGCGCTGCACGCGCCCTATAAGAAACACCTGGCCCTGGCCTTGCTGGCGATGGTCGTCACGGCGGCCACGGAACCGCTGCTGCCGTATGCGCTCAAGCTACTGCTCGACAATGGTTTTGGCGGCAAGGTGAATTTTTCCTTCTGGCTGGTGCCGCTGATCGTCATCGGCATCTTTGCCATGCGCGGCGCGTCGACGTTTGCCAGCAGCTACCTGATGAGCTATGTCTCCACGCGCATCCTCAACGAGTTGCGGCGCCGGATGTTCGCCAGCATGCTGAACCTGCCCATCGACTTCTACAACACGCACACGGTGGGCAAAGTCATCAACTCCATCATGTTCGAGGTGCAGCAGATCATCGAGATGGTGACCAAGGTGTTCACCTCGATCGTGCGCTCCTCGCTCACCGTGCTGGGCCTGCTCGCGTGGCTGCTGTACCTGAACTGGGCGCTGACCCTGGTGACCCTTGTGCTGCTGCCCGTGCTGACCATCGTCGTGCGCACCACGGGCAAACGCCTGAAAAAACTCAACCGCGACTCGCTGGCCGTCAATGCCGAGCTGACCCAGGTCATCGAGGAAACCACGCGCGCGCAGCAAGTGATCAAGATCTTCGGCGGCCAGGACTATGAAAAATCGCGCTTCGCAGAGCGTGCCGAGCAATTGCGCCGCTACAGCATGCGCATGACCACCACCTTTTCCGCCACCGTGCCCATCACCCAGGTGATCACGGCCGCCGCTGTCTCCCTGGTCATCGTGATGGCCCTGTTCCAGTCGGAGCAGGGGCAGATCACGGTCGGCGGCTTTGTTTCCTTCATCACGGCCATGCTGATGCTGCTGACGCCCTTGAAGCAGCTGGCCGAAGTCAACGGCCCCCTGCAGCGCGGCATGGCCGCCGCCGAGGAAGTCTTCCAGCTGATCGACAAGACACCGGAACGCACGGGCGGCAAGCCGCTCGCTGGCCGCAGCGGCGGCCGCATCGAGTTCAAGGACGTGAGCTTTGCCTACCCAGGACATCAGGAACCGGCCCTGCGACACATCGATCTGAGCATTGCGCCAGGACAAACGGTCGCCTTTGTCGGCATGTCCGGCGGCGGCAAATCGACCCTGGTCAGCCTGCTGCCCGGCTTTTACTCGGCCAGCAGTGGCGAGATTCTGCTCGATGGGCAGAATATCGATGCCATCGCCCTGACCAGCCTGCGCAGCCAGATCGCCATGGTCAGCCAGCAGGTGGTGCTGTTCGACGATACCCTGGCCGCCAATATCGCGTATGGCGACGCGGCGCCGGACCGGCAGCGCGTCGAAGCGGCCGCCGCGGCCGCCTTCCTGTCGGACGTCATCGACGGCTTGCCCGATGGCCTGGAAACGCGCCTGGGCGACAACGGCTCGCGCCTGTCCGGCGGCCAGCGCCAGCGCGTGGCCATCGCCCGCGCGATCTACAAGGATGCGCCCATCCTGATCCTCGATGAAGCCACCTCGGCACTGGATACGGAGGCGGAACGGGCCGTGCAAGCGGCACTCGAGCATCTGATGCAAGGTAAAACCACCTTGGTTATTGCTCATCGACTATCAACAATTGAACGTGCGGACCGTATCGTGGTATTGTCACACGGGAAAATAATGGAAACCGGCAGTCACCAGCAATTATTGGATGCCAACGGCGCGTATGCCAATCTGCATCGCCTGCAATTTTCCCAGCAAGTGGCTTGA